CAGCATCTTCTAGTATTTCTTTAGCGATGTTAGCATCTATTTTGTTACTAAATTCTATATTAACTGATATAGCATGACCTATAAATACTGGTACTCTGACAGAAGTAACACTAGCTTTAAAGTGGTTACCTATAATTTTGTTTAGCTCAAAAGCAATTTTTGCTTCTTCACTTGTATAGCCGTCTTTATTTAAATCACCTATATGAGGAAATAGGTTAAATGCGATCTGTTTTGGAAACTTTTTAGGATCGTTTTCTCTAAACACGTATTGAGATTTTGTTTGGTCGTAGAGTTCATCCATTCCTGTTTTACCTGCTCCTGATACCGATTGATAAGTAGATATTACTACTCTTTTAATTTTTATTTCATTATCTAGTGGTTTTAATGCTACTGCAAGTGGAATTACGATACAGTTAGGGTTAGCAATAATATTTTTAGTATTAAACTCTTTAAGTGTTGATAAATTAACCTCAGGTACAATTAATGGAACTTGATTGTCAACTCTAAACAGTGAGGATTTGTCGATAACTATACAATTATTAGCAGTAGCTTTCGGTATAAATTCTTTTGAGACTTCTGAACTAGCACAAAAAAAAGCAATATCTAACCCTCTAAAATCTAAATTCTTTAAACTATTAATTTGTAGTATTTTTTCTCCGAAGCTTACTTTTCGTCCAAGAGAATTATCTGAAGCTATAGCATGAATCTTATTAATGGGGACATTACGCTCAGCGAGAATATTTAGAGTTTCACGCCCTACGTTTCCTGTAGCTCCGATTACTGCAATATTGTATTTTTTAATCATTTTTATTTATTAGTCCGATGAGTTTTTTGCCACCAATAATATGGAAGTGAAAATGAAAAATAGTTTGTCCTGATTTCTCACCTTTGTTAGTTATTAAACGATAACCGTCTTTATCTAAACCTGCTTCATTTGCAATATCAGAAATTTTAGTAAAAAAATGTTGTATTTCGTCTATGGAAGCGTTAGAGATAAAATCAGCATAATCTATATATTCGTTTTTAGGTATAATGATAATATGTATAGGTGCTACAGGTGCTATATCTTTGAATGCTAAAATGTGTTCGTCTTCGTAAATTATTTCTGCCGGAAGATTTTTATCTATAATTTTAGCAAAAATATTTTCTTTATTGTACATCATTTACTCCTGTTAAAGGCTTTATTGCATCGACCAATTTCATTCCCGTGTAGGTGGGAATCCAAAATAACATTAATACTACCACAGACATTACACACTAATTGACAAAATAAACCTAAAACCCAAGTTTTGTATAGGTTTTTTATTGGATTTCTGCTTTTGCAGGAATGACATTAAGGGCGTGTTCCTATTCATGTAACAACACTCCTATTAAACGATTATATTACGTTTTAGAAATTTTAATTCAGCTTCAATGCTAGAATTTACAACTATAATATCCTCTAGTCAGTAATGATTTCTTTTTTAAGAATTCTTTCTAATATCTGAAGCAAAAAAACCGAACCCTATAAATATAAGCTTTAACTCTTCAATATTAATGCCGTAATAATTTTGCTAATATTAGTAAGCAAATACTAACCACATTTTATGGTATAAAGCCCAAAATGTGCTTATTTAAAGAGCAACTATCCATGAAAAGCTTTCTTCAAAAACTATTTTTTCTGTAGAGTTATATGTATATTACGTATATATTATTATTTAAGTTTAAGTCTTGAAAATTCAAGGGACAATAATTAATTAAATTGGATTAGTCAAGTATACTCGTGTACTTAATAATGCCTTTATCACGGGTATATTATTAACTTTTAATTTATTCTAATACTATGGATATAGTACTTAATTAACAACTTAATATCAAGAAATTTTATATTATGTTAGACAATTTAGCCTTACACGGTACTACAATACTTTGTTTAAAAAAGAACGAAGAAATAATTATAGCAGCAGATGGACAAGTCTCTCATGGCAATACAATATTAAAGTCTAGTGCTAGGAAACTGCGTACTATAGCAAGCAATAAAATTATTGCTGGTTTTGCAGGATCTACGGCTGATGGACTTGCTTTATTTGAAAAACTGGAAGCAAAAATAGAAAAATATTCGTATAATCTAATTAGAAGTGCAGTTGAGCTTGCAAAAGATTGGCGTAGCGATAAATATTTACGACGACTTGAAGCAATGATGATTGTTGCCGATCGTAATCATATATTAATTTTGACTGGGAATGGTGACGTTGTAGAGCCTGAAAATAATGTTGCGGCAATCGGTTCAGGTGGTTTATTTGCACTATCTGCTGCTCGTGCCCTAATGTCTTACAAGAATAATTTAACTGCTGAAGAAATTGCTTTAAAGGCTATGAATATAGCTGCGGATTTGTGTGTATTTTCTAATCATAATATTATAATGGAAAAAGTTGTATGAAAGCTACTAAAACTACTTATAAAAAAGACCCTATGGGACTTACCCCTTCTCAAATAGTTAATGAACTTAATAGATTTATCGTAGGTCAAGAAAAGGCCAAAAAAGCTGTTGCTATTGCACTTAGAAATCGTTGTCGTCGTAAAAGAGTAGAAGGTCATTTACGTAATGAAATAGTACCGAAAAATATTTTAATGATTGGTTCAACTGGAGTCGGTAAAACGGAAATAGCTAGAAGGCTTGCAAAACTCACTAATTCTCCTTTCTATAAGATAGAGGCAACTAAATTTACCGAAGTTGGGTATGTAGGGCGTGATGTAGAATCAATAATTCGTGATTTAGTTGAAATAGCCGTTAATACTAAAAAAACTTTAGCAAAAACAGAAGTAGATATTAGTGCGCGTGAAAAAGCGATAGAGAGAATATTAGATAGTTTAGTAGGTAAAACTTCTAGTAGTGAGACTAGAGAAAAATTCAAAGAAAAAGTCTTAAGTGGCGAACTTAATGATACAGAAATCGAGATTAGTGTAACTGATACTGCACCTGTTGGTGGTGGAAGTTTTGAAATACCAGGGATGCCTGGAGCATCAATGGGTGTGCTTAATCTTGGTGATATGATCGGACGAGCACTTGGCAGCAGTAAGACTAAAACAAAAAAAATGCTAGTTAAAGAGGCTATGGCTATTATTATACCTGAGGAATCAGAAAAATTAATAGACCAAGAAAAAATTATTCAGCAAGCTATAAGTTTAGCGGAAAATGACGGTATAGTTTTTATTGATGAAATTGATAAAATAGCTTCAGCTCCTAGTTCCGGTTCAAACAATGCCGAAATAAGTAGAGAGGGAGTGCAAAGGGATTTATTACCTTTGATAGAAGGGACGACAGTTAATACCAAGTATGGACAGGTTAAAACTGATCATATATTATTTATTGCTTCTGGCGCTTTCCATATTGCCAAACCTTCTGATTTATTACCAGAGTTACAAGGCAGGTTACCGATTAGAGTAGAATTAAATTCGCTAACTAAAGATGATATGATTAAAATATTGCTTGAACCTGAAACTAGTTTAATAAAGCAATATTCGGCGTTAATAGGTACTGAAGATGTGCATCTTGAATTTACTGCTGCTGCTATTGAGAAGATAGCGGATTATGCTATTACAGTTAATTTAGAAGTCGAAGATATAGGGGCTAGAAGGTTGCATACTATACTTGAGAATTTACTTGAGGATATAAGCTTTGAAGCTAGCGAAATGAAAGGCAAAAAAATAACTATAGATGATCAATTCGTAGAAAATCAATTATCAAAAATAATCACTAATCTTGACTTGGCTAAGTTTGTTCTGTGATATACTTTTTTGATTAATAGTTGAGATCAGATTGTTGTATGACTCTTTATTATACTATCTGTGGGTTGACCAGGATTTCCAATTATTAGTATTATAGTTATGCTGCTGGATGCTGTGGTCAGGCTACAGTATACCGAGGATTTTTGAGAGTCATACAAAAATACTTACAAGCTTGTAGTGTAGGATAGCATTTTAAGAAAAATTTTATAATAATTTATGTAACAAGGCTAAAGGGTAATGGAATTGATATTATCGATGTTGACGTACAGGTAGAAATATTATATGGTATTCCTGCTTTTCTATCAGCTTGCTGTTAAAACTATAAGCCGCATTCAAAGAACGAGTTAAGCAGCACTGTCTTCTATAGGGTTTGGACTACCTATAAAAAGATTTGGGTACATTTAGCTCAGGCAGCTTTAGTAAGATAGGGAAGTCATTTAAATCTTGCGGTTGCCTGCTCAAACTACAATAAATACTTTACTAGAGCTTGAAATATCGGAATATTTTATAATATGAGAATTATTAGTTAGACTGTTCGATCTTACCGGTAAGTGGAACTTTGCTGGTAATGATTAGATGTAATTAAAGTACTTATTGGTTTAAGTAAAAACAGCTTGGAAGCTACTTGGTGGAGTTACAATAATATATTTGTTGCAGGTAATTTGATTGAAACTCTTTTAAAGTTCCCAAGTTTTAACTCCTATAGCAACTGAGTTGCAGATTGGCCGATAAATTATCCTGATTTTAAAGGTATAAAATGTCAAAAAATTGTTAAAAGAGCGTTAGAAATTAACAGTATCAGCAATGTATAACCTTTGAAGTTTTAGTTCTCCCGGAACAGGTAAATTAAGGCTTGCTGCCAAGTATTTTACCTAAAATGTCTACAAAAGAAATGTTATGAGTGCAGCATGATTAAAAAAGTATTGCCAGAAATTGTTAGACGGTAAACTTAACAAAGAAAAACCATTTAGAACACCATGTTATTCATGTTCACTTGCTACTATTGTTAGGAAAAAGTAAAGCCTAGTGCAATTACGGTTGTTCATAACGGAGTATTATTTTTTATATGAATTACCTACATTTTCGCACAATAATTATTGATTCATTAAGATAGCCTATTGAAAACGGTGAAATACTAATCTCAAGATCGAACGCACATTAAAATATCCTCCAAGTTTTTAGCTGATAGCAGCTATTAATTCTTGCAAATGCAGTTATTTAGGTGATGCGTTATATAAAAGCTCCAAAATATGCTAGCGATTCTCAAATGAAAGTATCAGGCCTATTATGGATAGATTTCATTTGCATATATAAGTGTCTAGTATTAATATTTATAATTATAATCTCATGGCTTATAATTCTAAAGAAAATTTTAGGAATATAGCTGCAAGAGCTGAGAGAGTATCTTGATTCAAGGCAAGAGATATAAGGGTTATTATATTAAAATAACAGATTTAGACAGTAAGTTATTAATGGATTACGCTATGCCTGCAGATGAAGGAATATCTTTACTGAATGAGGCGGAAATTGCGTTTATCGATGCGTGCTTATAAGTCAAATACTTAGAGATTAGAAATTTTAAAATACATATTGATGCAGCTTGAAGTTACCGTTTAATTGAATTTAATCTATGATTAGATAGAAAAATATGAGTATTATTATAATAAGTTTTGATTACGCTATAGAATATTTGCTTAAGGATAAAGGTTATAGCTCAGTCAAAGTAATAGCATTACTTTGAGAATATGAGATAGTATTTAATATGATTATATAGTGTCTGCTGGAGAAGTAATGTAGAGAACAAAGCATGACAAAAGATATAAAAGAATGTAGGTAAGAATGGGGAGTGATAAAAAGCATAAAAATAGCACAAAAGTTGTTCATTAAAAAAAGATCTATAAAAGAAATAGAGCAATTAAAAGTAGAAATTGAGAACCTTAAAATCAATATCTTCACAATTAGAATTCTTAAACAAAATGGCAAAAATTTACTTTATAGCCGGGGAAATGTCAGGAGACTTTATCGGTGGGTGTATAATTCAGCATTTAAAAAACAATACAGGAGTACAGTTTTTTGGTGTTTGCGGTAAATATATGGAAGAAGCCGGTAGTTTTAAAAGTTTATTCCCTATATCTGAAATAAATTTAATAGGTTTTATAGAAATTTTACCTCATGTGTTTAAGCTTAAAAAATTAATTGATAAAACTGTGGAGGATATAATAAATAGTAAAGCTGATTTATTGATTACCATAGATTCACCCGGTTTTACTTATCGTGTTGCGAAGCAGGTAAGAAAACTTTTACCAAAGCTACAAATGATTCATATCGTTGCTCCATCAGTATGGGCGTATAAAGAGGATAGAGCAATAAAATACGCTAAAATTTATAATTGTTTATTTGCTGTACTACCCTTTGAACCTCCATATTTTACTAAAGTAGGGCTTGATTGTAGATATATAGGTCATCCGATTATAGAGCAAGAGTTTTATAGTGATAAAATAGCTTTACGTAAAGAGTTTAAAATAGATGAGAATGAGAAAATTCTATGTGTTACTCTTGGAAGTAGAAGAGGAGAGATTCTAAGACATTTACCAGTTTTTATTTCCTCAATAGAAAAAATACTCAAGATTTGTAAGAATCTTAAAGTTATATTTACTCTTGCAAATCCTGCTCATAAGATAATAATAAAACCATTTTTAGAAAATGTTAAGTTTCATTATTTATTTTCAAGTGAAAGGCTTAAAACTTATGCCGTCTCTGATTTAGCTCTAGCAAAATCCGGTACTAATACTTTAGAAATAGCTGCTTCTGGTACCCCTATGATTGTAATATATAAGGTTAATATTTTAAGTTTTCTTATCATTAGAGCATTAATAAAA
The sequence above is a segment of the Rickettsia sp. Oklahoma-10 genome. Coding sequences within it:
- the lpxB gene encoding lipid-A-disaccharide synthase: MAKIYFIAGEMSGDFIGGCIIQHLKNNTGVQFFGVCGKYMEEAGSFKSLFPISEINLIGFIEILPHVFKLKKLIDKTVEDIINSKADLLITIDSPGFTYRVAKQVRKLLPKLQMIHIVAPSVWAYKEDRAIKYAKIYNCLFAVLPFEPPYFTKVGLDCRYIGHPIIEQEFYSDKIALRKEFKIDENEKILCVTLGSRRGEILRHLPVFISSIEKILKICKNLKVIFTLANPAHKIIIKPFLENVKFHYLFSSERLKTYAVSDLALAKSGTNTLEIAASGTPMIVIYKVNILSFLIIRALIKIKYVTLINIIAGSEVIPEFIQFNCRATLISNKLQELLFNSKKAYKQVIESQKILQKLRFKSNQLPSYIAAEIIRQEFLEPKIKLLKEKN
- the hslV gene encoding ATP-dependent protease subunit HslV yields the protein MLDNLALHGTTILCLKKNEEIIIAADGQVSHGNTILKSSARKLRTIASNKIIAGFAGSTADGLALFEKLEAKIEKYSYNLIRSAVELAKDWRSDKYLRRLEAMMIVADRNHILILTGNGDVVEPENNVAAIGSGGLFALSAARALMSYKNNLTAEEIALKAMNIAADLCVFSNHNIIMEKVV
- the asd gene encoding aspartate-semialdehyde dehydrogenase — translated: MIKKYNIAVIGATGNVGRETLNILAERNVPINKIHAIASDNSLGRKVSFGEKILQINSLKNLDFRGLDIAFFCASSEVSKEFIPKATANNCIVIDKSSLFRVDNQVPLIVPEVNLSTLKEFNTKNIIANPNCIVIPLAVALKPLDNEIKIKRVVISTYQSVSGAGKTGMDELYDQTKSQYVFRENDPKKFPKQIAFNLFPHIGDLNKDGYTSEEAKIAFELNKIIGNHFKASVTSVRVPVFIGHAISVNIEFSNKIDANIAKEILEDADGIITISNNNDLAYISPVEVVGEDAVYVSRIRDDFSRPNTLNLWITCDNLRKGAALNSVQIAEELISTYL
- the hslU gene encoding ATP-dependent protease ATPase subunit HslU, with protein sequence MKATKTTYKKDPMGLTPSQIVNELNRFIVGQEKAKKAVAIALRNRCRRKRVEGHLRNEIVPKNILMIGSTGVGKTEIARRLAKLTNSPFYKIEATKFTEVGYVGRDVESIIRDLVEIAVNTKKTLAKTEVDISAREKAIERILDSLVGKTSSSETREKFKEKVLSGELNDTEIEISVTDTAPVGGGSFEIPGMPGASMGVLNLGDMIGRALGSSKTKTKKMLVKEAMAIIIPEESEKLIDQEKIIQQAISLAENDGIVFIDEIDKIASAPSSGSNNAEISREGVQRDLLPLIEGTTVNTKYGQVKTDHILFIASGAFHIAKPSDLLPELQGRLPIRVELNSLTKDDMIKILLEPETSLIKQYSALIGTEDVHLEFTAAAIEKIADYAITVNLEVEDIGARRLHTILENLLEDISFEASEMKGKKITIDDQFVENQLSKIITNLDLAKFVL
- a CDS encoding HIT domain-containing protein; its protein translation is MYNKENIFAKIIDKNLPAEIIYEDEHILAFKDIAPVAPIHIIIIPKNEYIDYADFISNASIDEIQHFFTKISDIANEAGLDKDGYRLITNKGEKSGQTIFHFHFHIIGGKKLIGLINKND